AAATGCTCATCGCGGCGTGGTGCCGGAAGGACGATGTCGCGCTCATGCGTCAATCGCCATCGCGAGATCATCTCGCGGAACTCAAGCGGGCAGGCTTCGACCTGCCGGAGATCGCGAGCTTGGATGAACTCCGTGGCAGGAAGCTCGGGGGATTGCGTCCTTGGGCGTGGTCGCCGGACGCCAGTCTCCGCCTCAAGCCTTTGGCGGAAGACGTCTCCGCCGGGGTTCCGTGGCAGTGGCGCGAGCTGCCCCGCGAGTGGTTCTCGAAGAGCATCGGCATCCGCCTGGAGGAGCTACTAGGACTATCGGAGCACGGACTGATCTGTTGCTCGGTGGAGCAGGCGCTTGCGGCGGTCGAATCCTTGCTCCCCGATGCACAAGGTCTGGCGAAGGCTGCCTACTCCTATGCCGGTCGAGGTCACAAGCGCATCAATGGCGAGAGCCCTCCGGAAGCGACACGCAACTGGCTCGCAAACGTGATCGCCGATCACGGCTGCGTGATCATCGAGCCTTGGCTGGAACGTGTCACCGACTTCTCTGCGCTCTACGAAATGGATTCCGCCGGCCGGGTCGAATTGATCGGTCTGACCTTGATGGAGAACGACGCGGCCGGACGTTTCCTCGGCACCCGGGTTTCGCCGAAGTGGGCGAGCATGCTCGATCCGGAGGTGGCGACCTTCCTTCACCGCGAAGCTCAAGTGATGGCATGGTATCAGGAGAAGATCCCTGCTGCGCTGGCCACCTTGCTACCGGGATACATCGGCCCGCTCGGTGTCGATGCGATGGTTTATCGCCGCGCCGACGGCAGCCTTGCTCTCAAGCAAGTCGTGGAGCTGAACGTCCGCATGACGATGGGACGCGTGGCACTCGAACTCCTGCAGAAATCCGCCCCGAACCGTCAGGGTCGATTCCGGACTCTCCGCAAAGGCAAGGCGGAGGCCGCGGATCTCGCATTCGGTGGCTCGCTGCAGGGCGGCAGGATCGCGCTCAACGATCCCGCTGCCGCGCGCGAGTTCATCGCCGTGTGGGAGGTGATCTGAGCTACTTCCCGGAGGCCAGGCGGATCTCCTCTTCGGTCACGATCCGCCATTCCCCCTCAGCCAGATCATCCGGCAGTGCCAGATTGCCGATGGAGATCCGCTTCAGGGCCACCACGTGATTGCCCGCAGCGGCAAACATGCGGCGCACTTGATGATAGCGCCCCTCCTCCAGGGTGATCGTCGCTTCCTTCTCGCCTAGCACCTCCATGGTCGCGGGTAAAAGCGGCTTGTC
This is a stretch of genomic DNA from Luteolibacter rhizosphaerae. It encodes these proteins:
- a CDS encoding ferritin-like domain-containing protein, with the protein product MEIREAAERVLFAETLEEKLALAPATASDSLPGLAIAMPEKPGRPRELRIDARGVRVEFPGIHRLDDDRERGVMLHFLANHELLAAELMALVLLKFPDAPKEYRAGVYAAMREEQMHTLMYVRRMRECGIHFGELPVNDYFWRTIAPMETPVDFVTRLNLTFEQANLDFSKHYAALFRQAGDTSTAAVLEKIYQDEIGHVGHGLKWFRRWKDQGSSDWDAYRGALHFPLTPSRAKGVAPFNAEGRRLAGLDEDFIRHLEVSEQSRGRTPVVHWFNPAAESHAMSPRYQADKGVAALETDLEMLIAAWCRKDDVALMRQSPSRDHLAELKRAGFDLPEIASLDELRGRKLGGLRPWAWSPDASLRLKPLAEDVSAGVPWQWRELPREWFSKSIGIRLEELLGLSEHGLICCSVEQALAAVESLLPDAQGLAKAAYSYAGRGHKRINGESPPEATRNWLANVIADHGCVIIEPWLERVTDFSALYEMDSAGRVELIGLTLMENDAAGRFLGTRVSPKWASMLDPEVATFLHREAQVMAWYQEKIPAALATLLPGYIGPLGVDAMVYRRADGSLALKQVVELNVRMTMGRVALELLQKSAPNRQGRFRTLRKGKAEAADLAFGGSLQGGRIALNDPAAAREFIAVWEVI